Proteins from a single region of Apium graveolens cultivar Ventura chromosome 7, ASM990537v1, whole genome shotgun sequence:
- the LOC141674821 gene encoding GDSL esterase/lipase At4g10955-like codes for MASRTFFGLTYCTISWTKHGKNGISIETYLFNPPFSSLSIPLELLIKNKILKFGARLIGDVIRAGLSLGLLGHQASQVDNPFIKLSGWTPYLFVNPKDPICSQYVAYFEQRKKMVSISAFTVGNMGTQVSVMSIVASRSLATEPYHLLPTAYLVTNLNKTKTKESHKFVAVVVGEFYWGA; via the coding sequence ATGGCTAGCAGGACATTCTTTGGGCTCACTTATTGCACTATTAGTTGGACGAAACATGGTAAAAATGGGATTTCCATCGAAACATACCTTTTCAATCCGCCATTCAGTTCACTATCAATACCTCTGGAGCTACTAATCAAGAACAAGATATTAAAGTTCGGGGCTCGACTTATTGGGGATGTAATCAGGGCAGGATTATCATTAGGCCTATTAGGCCACCAGGCATCGCAAGTCGATAACCCGTTTATCAAGCTCTCGGGGTGGACTCCGTACCTGTTTGTGAATCCAAAGGATCCAATTTGTTCACAGTATGTTGCTTACTTCGAGCAAAGAAAGAAAATGGTGAGTATAAGTGCTTTTACAGTTGGAAATATGGGAACACAAGTCTCTGTGATGAGTATTGTTGCATCACGTTCACTAGCTACAGAACCATATCATCTGCTTCCAACTGCTTATCTTGTGACAAATTTGAACAAGACAAAGACTAAGGAATCCCATAAATTTGTCGCAGTGGTGGTCGGAGAGTTTTACTGGGGAGCTTGA